From a region of the Streptomyces venezuelae genome:
- a CDS encoding flavin reductase family protein, producing MPHRSVPHPAAPDEPAGGRPADLRPFMAAFPTGVSVVTTMDSDSVPHGLTCTSLASVALEPATLVVCIRAASPTLAVLLAEGHFALNLLHERARGTSDLFASGAPDRFDRVEWRLPLGAGGPHLTADAHAVADCAVVRTAGFGDHTAVFAEVRRVTVRDDRQPLLYGLRRYALWSAAATAPQPAAPHPELPASLRPAAPEGGTRVVR from the coding sequence ATGCCCCACCGCTCCGTGCCCCATCCCGCCGCACCGGACGAGCCGGCCGGGGGCCGGCCCGCCGACCTCCGTCCCTTCATGGCCGCCTTCCCCACCGGGGTGTCCGTCGTCACCACGATGGATTCCGATTCCGTGCCGCACGGCCTGACCTGCACCTCCCTCGCGAGCGTCGCCCTCGAACCGGCGACGCTCGTGGTGTGCATACGGGCGGCGAGCCCGACGCTCGCGGTGCTGCTCGCGGAGGGCCACTTCGCGCTCAACCTGCTGCACGAGCGGGCCCGCGGCACGTCGGACCTGTTCGCGTCCGGGGCGCCCGACCGTTTCGACCGCGTCGAATGGCGGCTGCCGCTGGGGGCCGGCGGACCGCATCTGACGGCGGACGCCCACGCCGTCGCGGACTGCGCCGTGGTCAGAACCGCCGGCTTCGGGGACCACACGGCCGTCTTCGCCGAGGTCCGGCGCGTGACCGTGCGCGACGACCGGCAGCCGCTGCTCTACGGGCTGCGCCGCTACGCCCTCTGGTCCGCGGCGGCCACGGCCCCCCAGCCGGCGGCGCCGCATCCGGAACTCCCCGCCTCCTTGCGGCCCGCCGCGCCCGAAGGGGGTACCCGTGTCGTCCGCTGA